A genomic segment from bacterium encodes:
- a CDS encoding glycosyltransferase family 9 protein, translated as MSERYLIIRLGALGDIVHTLPLAAAIRDAKPDAQIFWAADPAAAGAVLEGNPDLDEVIPVETRRWRRNIFSDGFSGVFAALSHLRRCAPDVAVDAQGLIKSGIIALASGARKRVGFAHEACREGMNVVFTTHWADPPPRPHHVVEKNLSLLAPLGIPHPALERLRFPLPETAQEAAFAENFMRGAGCGDGAPLLVVHPAAGWVTKQWAPGRYAALGDAWREMTRGRVLITWGPGEEHLAKVVGDAMKETPLLAPPTSVRELAALIRRVSVFAGGDTGPLHLAAALGIRCLALIGPTDPVRNGPWGEGHAVLHENLSCSRCYGRKCPDIECLDRLAVPRAVAALARLWENRARS; from the coding sequence TTCACACCCTGCCGCTGGCCGCCGCGATTCGCGATGCGAAGCCGGATGCGCAGATATTCTGGGCGGCCGACCCGGCGGCGGCGGGCGCGGTCCTCGAGGGCAATCCCGATCTGGATGAAGTCATCCCCGTCGAAACCCGGAGATGGCGGAGGAATATCTTTTCGGACGGTTTCTCCGGCGTCTTCGCCGCACTCTCCCATCTTCGCAGATGCGCGCCGGATGTCGCCGTGGATGCGCAAGGTTTGATCAAGAGTGGAATCATCGCGCTCGCCTCCGGGGCCAGGAAGCGTGTCGGTTTCGCCCATGAAGCGTGCCGGGAGGGGATGAACGTTGTCTTCACGACGCACTGGGCCGACCCGCCGCCCCGTCCGCACCATGTCGTGGAAAAAAATCTCTCTCTCCTCGCGCCGCTGGGAATTCCGCATCCGGCCCTGGAGCGGCTCCGGTTTCCCCTGCCGGAGACGGCGCAGGAAGCCGCCTTCGCGGAAAACTTCATGCGCGGGGCGGGCTGTGGGGATGGCGCCCCGCTCCTTGTCGTTCATCCTGCCGCCGGGTGGGTGACGAAGCAGTGGGCGCCCGGGCGCTACGCCGCTCTCGGGGACGCCTGGCGGGAGATGACCCGAGGGAGAGTGCTCATCACCTGGGGGCCCGGGGAGGAGCATTTGGCGAAAGTGGTGGGAGACGCGATGAAAGAGACGCCGCTTCTGGCACCGCCCACCTCCGTCCGCGAGCTGGCCGCCCTGATTCGCAGGGTCTCGGTTTTCGCCGGAGGGGATACGGGGCCCCTTCACCTGGCCGCCGCACTGGGGATCCGCTGCCTGGCGCTGATAGGGCCGACCGATCCGGTGCGAAACGGTCCCTGGGGGGAGGGGCACGCCGTTCTGCACGAAAATCTGTCCTGCAGCCGGTGCTACGGCAGAAAATGCCCCGATATCGAGTGTCTTGACCGGCTGGCCGTGCCCCGCGCGGTCGCCGCGCTGGCCCGATTGTGGGAAAATCGTGCAAGGTCTTGA
- a CDS encoding NAD-dependent epimerase/dehydratase family protein, whose product MSRYLVTGAAGFIGSHLCEILIADGHEVLGIDRFSPHYARDDKEENLAGLRRESAFEFRELDLAAGGLEGIASDVEGVYHLAAQAGVRASWGKEFSVYIEDNIHATQRLLEAFCGKEIEGFVFASSSSIYGDAETAPTPEDTIPRPVSPYGVSKLAGEHLCGLYHRNHGVPTVSLRYFTVYGPRQRPDMAFHKFLAAGIRGEAITLYGDGGQSRDFTYVKDAAEATRAALRKGKRGGVYNIGGGQRASVNEVIACMEEIQGAPMKIGRMDTQMGDVRHTWADTKKAQSDLDFSPKTQLSDGLRAEYEWLLGREKK is encoded by the coding sequence ATGTCGCGGTATCTGGTTACGGGAGCGGCGGGCTTCATCGGCTCCCACCTTTGCGAGATTTTGATCGCGGATGGGCACGAGGTTCTCGGGATTGACCGGTTTTCGCCCCACTATGCGCGGGACGACAAGGAGGAGAACCTGGCCGGCTTGCGCCGGGAGAGTGCCTTCGAGTTCCGTGAACTGGACCTGGCCGCGGGCGGGCTGGAGGGCATCGCCTCAGACGTCGAAGGCGTCTATCATCTGGCGGCACAGGCCGGCGTCCGGGCCAGCTGGGGGAAGGAATTTTCCGTATATATCGAGGACAATATCCATGCGACCCAGCGGCTTCTGGAGGCGTTTTGCGGAAAGGAAATCGAGGGTTTCGTCTTTGCCTCCTCCTCCTCGATTTACGGGGACGCCGAGACGGCGCCCACGCCGGAGGACACCATTCCCCGGCCGGTTTCCCCCTACGGTGTCTCCAAGCTGGCGGGAGAGCACCTGTGCGGTCTCTACCACCGGAACCACGGCGTGCCCACGGTGTCGCTCCGCTACTTCACCGTCTACGGGCCGCGCCAGCGGCCGGACATGGCGTTTCACAAGTTCCTCGCGGCGGGAATCCGCGGGGAGGCCATCACCCTTTACGGCGACGGCGGGCAGAGCCGGGATTTTACTTATGTGAAAGACGCCGCCGAGGCGACCCGGGCGGCGCTTCGGAAAGGGAAGCGGGGCGGCGTCTACAACATCGGCGGCGGCCAGCGGGCGAGCGTGAACGAGGTGATTGCCTGCATGGAGGAAATTCAGGGCGCACCCATGAAGATCGGCCGGATGGACACGCAAATGGGAGATGTCCGCCACACCTGGGCGGACACGAAAAAGGCGCAGTCCGATCTGGATTTTTCGCCCAAAACGCAGCTGTCAGATGGCCTTCGTGCCGAGTATGAATGGCTATTGGGGAGAGAGAAAAAATGA
- a CDS encoding Trm112 family protein, with translation MSISKELLDILACPVSKKPLELSGDGNFLICRESKLVYRIEDDIPIMLVDEAIPLDEWEKSRSEG, from the coding sequence ATGAGTATCAGCAAGGAGTTGCTCGACATATTGGCGTGTCCTGTCAGCAAGAAGCCCCTTGAGTTGAGCGGCGACGGAAATTTCCTCATCTGCCGGGAATCGAAGCTCGTCTACCGCATCGAGGACGACATTCCGATCATGCTGGTGGATGAGGCGATCCCTCTCGATGAATGGGAAAAAAGCCGCTCCGAGGGATAA